From the genome of Chloroflexaceae bacterium:
ATCCGCCTCTTCGAGATGAACCTCGGCGAACGCCCGGTGCCGGTGATCATCAGCCCCAAGGCGTTGATCTTCGTGAGCGCGGCGGTGGTGATGCTGGTGGCGCTCAACTATCTGGTCAACGCCACGCGACTGGGCAAGGCCATCCGCGCCACCGCTCAGGATCGCTCCACCGCCAGTCTGATGGGCATCAACGTGAATCAGATTATCGCCCTTACCTTTCTCGTCGGTGGGGCGCTGGGCGGCGCAGCCGGGGCGCTGTTCGGGATGTATGTGGGCACGGTCAACCCCTATATGGGCTTTATTCCCGGACTGAAGGCCTTTACAGCAGCGGTGCTCGGCGGCATCGGCAACATCACCGGAGCCATGGTTGGCGGCATCGTGCTGGGCTTTCTGGAGGCCTTCGTGGCCTCGTACCTGTCGCTATTCACCGGGGGGGCCTTCTCCGGCGCGGCCTACGCCGACATCGCCGCCTTCAGCATTCTGATCCTGATCCTGATCTTCCGGCCCTCCGGTCTGCTCGGCGAGGCGACGACGCAGAAGGTGTAATCCTATTTTGGATTGTGGATTTTGGATTTTGGATTGCTGTATCCGGTGTATCGTTTTCAACAGGAACTGGTGTAAATCCACGCAGGCATGGGAGAGCAAAGCCCTCCCGGCAACATCCTTATGACGCCAGCGACGCAAACAGCGAGCTTCTGGGAGCGGATCAAGGCGACCCTGGCAAACGGGCCGGGCGCGTATGCCTTCTTCGGCCTCTATGCAGCAATCTGCACCTGGCAACTCTTCACCAATCCCCGCACCAGCCTGCGGACTGATATTGTTTTTGTGCTGTTCCTGCTGCTGGTGTTCATGGTCTACCGTTCGGCTACGCCGCTCTGGTTCCGAGGCGGGCTTATCGCAGTGCTGTTACTGGTAGTGCTGCCGATCTTCGGCACGCTCAACCCGTTCTACATTGACGTCGCCACCCAGGCGGGCATTTTCGTGGCTCTGGCGCTGGGGCTGAATGTGGTGGTGGGCTTTGCCGGTCTGCTTGATCTGGGGTACGTGGCCTTCTTCGCGGTAGGGGCTTATCTCTGGGGCATTCTCAGCACGCCCCAGATCACCCAGATCAATCCGGCCTGGAGTCCGGTGCCGCCGATCATGTTTTACCCCTTCGTGGTGCTCGGCCTGGCGATCGGCGCGGTCTTCGGCATTCTGCTCGGCCTGCCGGTGCTGCGCCTGCGGGGCGACTATCTGGCGATTGTGACGCTGGGGTTTGGCGAGGTGATCCGCGTGCTCGCCAATAACCTCGATCGCCCGATCAACATTACCAACGGCTCGCAGGGCATCCGCGAAATCGAGCGCCCGCCGTTGATCCTGGCCGGCTTCGTCCGCGATACGCTGGGCTGGAACCTGAGCGACAGCCAGCTCTACCAGCAGTTTTTCTACTTCGTGGTGCTGCTGATCGTGATCTTCACCGTGGTGGTCGTGAGCCGTCTGAAGAACTCGCGCATCGGGCGGGCCTGGGAGGCCATTCGCGAGGACGAGACCGCCGCGGTGGCCCAGGGCATCCCGCGGGTGCGGATGAAACTCATGGCCTTCGCCGTGGGCGCATCGTTCGCCGGGGCAATGGGGGTGGTGTTCGCCTCCAAGCAGTTGTTCATCAATCCGCCGACCTTCGACCTGCTGCGCTCGATCAACATTCTGGCCATGGTCATTCTGGGAGGCATGGGGTCGATCCCCGGCGCCATCCTCGGCGCGGTGATTGTGACCCTGCTCGATCTACAGATCCTCCCCCGCATGGCCGCCGTCCTGCGCGATGCCCAGCGGGCAGGGGTGCCCATTCCCGCCGCTTTCGACCCGACCCAGTACCAGCGCCTGCTGTTCGGGATTCTCCTGGTGCTGATGATGATTTTCCGGCCTCAAGGCATTCTGCCCGACGAGCGGCGCAGCGAAGAACTGCATGCCGATGATGAGCCGCCGGCGGAAGAAACTGCTCCGCCGGCGTCGCGTCCAGCCGCCGAGTCGGCGTAAGGACGTTCCCGGAGGACGCAGATCTCTCGGACTCTGGGCGCAACCCCGAGCATTGCGCTGTCGGCTGTTCCCCGGCTGGTATGGGAAGGGGGCAACCCGGTTGGCCCCGATGTTTACGATGGTTCGTGGGAGGGCGCAGCCCTCCCAGACCGTTCCATTTACAGAATAACGAACATATGACCGCAAATATCCTCGAAGCGCGCAATGTGACCAAAACCTTTGGCGGCCTGGTCGCGGTGAATGATGTGACCCTGATGGTGGAAAAGGGCCGTATTGTGAGCGTCATTGGTCCCAACGGCGCGGGGAAGACCACCTTCTTCAATGTTCTTACCGGCATCTACAAGCCCGACAAAGGCACGGTGGTCTTCGACGGCACATCTATCGCGGGCGCCCGCCCTGACATTATCGCGGGCCTGGGCATGCGTCGAACCTTTCAGAACATTCGTCTGTTTGATAACATGACCGTGCTGGAGAACGTGCTGGTGGGGATGCACACCCACCTGCATGCGTCCTTCTGGGGGATCATCGCCAGGGCCGCAGGAGTGCGTCGCGAGGAAGCCCGCGCGCGCCAGAAAGCCCGCGAACTGCTGGCGTATGTGGGGCTGGAAGGCAAACGTGACGAACTGGCCAAGAACCTGCCCTACGGCGACCAGCGGCGTCTGGAGATCGCCCGCGCCCTGGCCGGCGAGCCGAAGCTCATCCTGCTTGATGAGCCGACCGCGGGGATGAACCCGCAGGAGACCGATGCCGCCACCGAGTTGATCCGCCGGTTGCGAGATGAGCTGGGCCTCACCGTGGTGCTCATCGAACACGACATGCGTCTGGTGATGGCCATCTCCGAGCGGATTACGGTGCTCGACTACGGCACCAAAATCGCCGAAGGCGACGCCGCGGCCATCCGCAGCAATCCCCGGGTGATCGAGGCCTATCTGGGCAAGGGCGCTGCCGGCGCTGCAGCGTAGGGAAGCTGGAAGTGCGAGCACGGGAGGCGCTGGAAGAACGCAGCCCTTGCGAAAATCCTTTTATCTCGACCATTTCTTAGAAGGGTTGACGCAAAGGCGCGAAGGCGCAACGGGTTCGTGGTCGTGATGCCAGACCTTTGCGCCATTGCGTCCTGGCGGTCACAGATGATCGGGAACCCTATGTTTAAGGTGTGCAAGAAATGTTCTAAGAATTATGGCGCTTCTTGAATTAAAAAACGTCCATACCTACTATGGCAAGATCCATGCCCTCAAGGGCATTTCGCTCACCGTCGAAAAGGGCGAAATCGTCACTCTCATCGGCTCGAATGGAGCGGGGAAGAGCACGACCCTGCGCACCATTTCCGGGTTGCTGACGCCGCGGGTCGGCGAGGTGCGCTTCAATGGCCGGCGCATTGACCGGCTGCCGGCTCACGAGATCGTCAAACTGGGCATCGCCCAGGCGCCCGAGGGCCGACGGATCTTCCCGCGGCTGACGGTGCTGGAAAACCTGGAGATGGGCGCTTACCTGCACGACACCCGCAGCCAGACCTACAAAGACGACCTTGAGCGCGTCTTTACGCTCTTTCCGCGATTGCGCGAGCGCACCTCGCAGAAGGGCGGCACCCTCTCCGGCGGCGAGCAGCAGATGCTTGCCATCGGGCGCGCGCTGATGACCCGCCCGCAGGTGCTGCTGCTCGACGAGCCTTCGATGGGCCTGGCCCCGGTGCTGGTCGAGCAGATTTTCGAGATCGTGAAGACGATCAACGCTCAGGGCACCACCGTGCTCCTGGTGGAGCAGAACGCTCTTCAGGCCCTGGGTATCGCCCATCGGGGCTATGTCCTCCAGAGCGGCGAAATCGTACTCGAAGACACCGCCCACGCCCTGCGTGAGAATGAAATGGTGCAGAAGGCGTATCTGGGATTGGAGTAGGTGTGGAGGTGTGGAGGTGTAAAAACATCCCTACATCTCCACATCTCCACAGAAGGATGAAGGGCACGGAGATCAACCCCACCCCGTTAACTCCTCGCCAACCTCGCGGGGGACGCGGGGCAGGATGCCGGTGACGACTTCATAGGCGATCGTGCCCAGCCAGGCTGCCACGTCGTCAGCGGTGATCGCCTCGTCGCCCTGTGCGCCGATCAGCACCACTGCGTCGCCCCGGCGCACGCCGGGAATGTCGGTCACGTCCACCATGGCGTAATCCATACAGATGCGCCCGACGATCGGCGCGCGCCTCCCGCGAATGAGCACTTCGCGCCAGGGCGGGGCGCGCCGCAGCCCGTCGGCGTAGCCCACGGGGATGGTGGCGATACGGCTGGGCCGTTCGGTCACAAATGCGCCACCGTAGGAGATGGGTGTGCCGGGCGGGTGGTCGCGCACCTGGGCCACTTCGCTGTAGAAGCTCAAGGCGGCGCGACAGCCTTCCGGGAGTGAGATGCCGGGTCCGGGGGCCAGGCCGTAGCAGGCGATGCCCGGGCGCACCATGTCAAGCCGCGCTGCTGGCAGGCGCAGCAGTGCGGCGCTGTTGGCGGCGTGGGCCGTGGGCGGACGCAGCCCGGCCGCCGCGAGTTCGCGCAGCAGGCCGGTGAAGATGGCCAGTTGCGCCTCGGTCTGGCGCAGGTCGGGGGCGTCGGCGCTGGCGAAGTGGGTGTAGATGCCGGTCACCTCCAGACCGGCCAGCCCGCGCAGCCAGGCCAGGAAAGGGCCGGTTTCCGCCGGCGGCAGGCCCAGGCGGGCCATGCCTGTATCAACCTTGACGTGCACCCGCGCCGGGCGGCCCAGGGTCACGGCCGCGGCGTGGAGAGCCTCGGCGGCGTCGGGGTCGAAGAGCGTGCATTCCAGCCCCAGGGCCACGGCCTCTTCGGCCTGCCACGGTGGCAGATAGCCCAGGACCAGGATGGGGGCGCCGACGCCTGCCTGCCGTAGCGCCCGTCCCTCGCCCAGGGTGGCGACGGCCACGGCTGCCGCCCCCGCGCCCAGGGCGGCCCGGGCCACGCGCACGGCGCCGTGGCCGTAGCCATCGCCTTTGAGCACCACCATCAGCGGCGCCCCCGCGAGGTCGCGCAACCGCCACACGTTGCCGGCAATGGCGTCGAGGTCAATGCGCAGCCATGTCGGGCGGTCGGGCGCGCCGACGCGCACACTGTGCCAGGCCGGTTCCTGGCGCACCAGGTGCGCGCTGGCGCCGGGTTCGACCAGCCGGGCGACAACGCGCTCCATACGCGCCTCGGCCCCGCCCTTGACCAGGATCAGGTCGCCCGGCCCGAGGTCGGACGGCAGGGCAGTGATAGCGGCGGTGCTCGTGTCAACCACGCTGATGGGCAGATCGGAGCGGGCGGCCCGCGCGGCATTGGCGGCGGCGACGCCCCAGTCGCCCTTGAGGATCAGCCGGTCAACGCAGTGAGCTGCCAGGGCGCCAAGTTCGCAGGCCACGGCTGTCCCCGCCGCGGGCGGCAGGTCGGAGAGGGCGCCCAGGACGGCGATGCGACGCCGGGCAGGGAGCGCGGCGAGGAAGCGCAGGGCGGCCCGCACGGAAGGGGCCGTGGCGCTGAAACTGTCGTCGAGCACGGTGGCTCCGCTGGCAGCCGGCAGGGGCCGCAGGCGCCCCGCGGGTGGCTCGATGCGTTCCAGCGCCGCGGCGCAGGTTGCCAGATCCAGGCCACAGACCAGGCCAACCGCGACGGCGGCCAGGGAGGCGTACACTGCCGGCTCTCCCAGGAGCGGCGTCCAGGCCATTACCGTTTCGGCGCCCCGCCGCAGGCGCAGATGGGTGCCGTCAAGTTCATATTGTGGCGCCTCGGCCCACAGATCCAGCTCCGGGTTCAGGCCGTAGAAAAAGGCCCCGGGCGCTTCCCCGGCCAGGGCGCGCACCCGGGGATCATCGCCGTTGAGCACCGCGACGCCGCCGGGGGGCAGGGCGGCGACCAGGGCGCCCTTCTCGGCGGCGACGCCGTTCAGGTCCCCCAGGCCGCGCAGATGGGTCTCGCCCACGGCGGTGACCACGGCGATGCGGGGCGGAAAGAGGGCCGCGAGACGAGCAATCTCGCCAGGGCGGTCGCTGCCGTACTCGAGCACGGCGAAGCGGTGGCGCGCCTCCAGGCGCGCCAGGGCGATGGGCAGGCCCAGCAGCGAGTTGAAGCTGCGCCGGCTCTGAAAGGTAGGGGCCAGCGTTGCGAGCACCGCTGCGATGGCGCGGCGGGTGGTGGTCTTGCCAACGCTGCCGGTCACGCCGATGACCTGTGGCGCGACGGCGGCCAGGCGCGCGGCGGCCCAGCGTTGCAGCAGGGCCTGGGGGTCATCGCTAAGCACTACGGTGGCCGCGCCGGGGTCGGCGGGGGGCCAGCGGCAGAGCACGCCGGTTGCGCCAGCGGCCAGCGCCGCGGGGATGTAATCGTGCCCATCGGCGCGCGCCGTGCGCAGGGCAATGAAGCAGGCCCCCGGCGTGGTGAGGCGCGAGTCGTAGCTCCAGTCGGCGAAGGTGGTCGCGCGGGGAGCGGCGTGCAGACGCCCGCCCGCGGCGAGCAGTTCGTTAAGCGTAATCATACCGTGTAGGGGAGCAGTGATGCCTCAAAGCGAGGACGCTGCCAGAAGGCCGGGCGTCCGCGCGTATTATAATGTCTCCTCCAGGCGACCGCGGGAAGCACGGAGAAACCTGATTTCCCTATCCCCCTGCCTGGTGGCGCCGAGATGCAAGACCTTGCACGTCGCTCGTCGAAACAAGGTTCCAATGAACAAAGCAACTGTCGTCCCGCAGCGCGTTGAGCGGGCTGCCTGGATGTGGATGGGGGTGGCGTTGCTGGCCCACACCGGCTGGGGCGCCTATCCGGTGCTGGCGCGCTACCTTCAGACGGTGAGCGCTCTGCCCAGTATGGCCGTGCTCTCCCTCGGCAACCTGCTCGCCCTGCTGGTGTACGGGCCGTTTGCCCTGCAGCGTGTGGACGGGCGCGCGCTGCGTTCACGAGTGATCTGGGCCTTCGCCCTGGTCGTGGTGCTGCGGGCGATCACCAATCTCCTTGCCGCCCGCTACACGCTGGCGATCTACGTCCAGTTGATCACCCTGATGACGCCTCTGCTGGTAGCCTTGCTCAGCTCAGGGCTGTTCCGCGAGGCCCTGCCGCCCTTCACCTGGCCCGCCATTGGCCTCTCATTCATTGGCTCACTGCTGATGATGAGCGGCGATCCTGGCGGCAATGACTCCCTGCTGCGTATCGGCGCGGGCGACCTGGTCGGTCTGGGGCTGGCGTTGACCTCGGCCCTGTGCCTGGCCTTCTACATGCTGCTGGTGCCGCGCGCGGCGAAGCAGGCCGTTTCGGGTGAAGCGGTGCTGCTGGTGCAGTTGATCGCCCTGACCCTGACCACCGGGGTGCTCAGCCTGCTGCTGGGAGAGGATCGGGGGCGTTTCGCCGCCATCGGCGCGGGCGACTGGGCAGTGTTTGGAGCCTTCGTCGGCTTCGTGCTGCTGGGGGCGAACGTGGGGCAGATCGCCGCCCTGCGGCGCCTGGGCGCGCCGCGGGTCAGCAGCACAATGGCCTGGCGACTGATCGCCACCCTGGCGCTGGCGGCGCTGCTGCTCGGCGAGCGGCTGACGTCGCTCTGGCAGGCCCTGGGGGCAGGAATCGTCCTCGTCACCATTACCATCTACCTTTCGCGGCAGCGGCAGGGCGTTGCCACACATGAGCCGTAATGCGATTGTGGATTTTCGATTTTGGGTTTTGGATTGGTGTATAGCGTCCCGGCGCTATCTGGCGACCATGCGCGCGGGCCGTTGAACAGGAATAACCTATGGCAGCAGCAACCACCATTAGCGCCCTCAATGTTGAGCGGCTGGACATCCCGTTGCGCGTGCCGTTCGGCATCGCCAGCGGGGCGCAGGAGCTGGCCCGCAACCTGCTGGTGACGCTGGAACTGGCCGACGGCACGCGCGGCTATGGTGAAGCTGCGCCCTTCCCGGCGTTCAACGGCGAAACGCAGGCCAGCGCTCTGGCGGCTATCGAAGCGGCGCGCCCGCGCATTGAAGGAGCGGACGTGCGCGAATGGCGGACCATCGCCGCCACACTGCGCGAGACCATCGGAGACGTGGGCAGCGCCCGCTGCGCGATTGAAACCGCCGTTCTGGACGCGCTCACCCGCCGCGCGGAGATGCCACTCTACGTCTTCTTCGGCGGTGCCAGCAACGCGCTGGAGACCGATATGACCATCACCACCGGCACGGTTGAGGCGGCGGCGCTTGCAGCGCGGGGGATACGCAACCGCGGCATTCGCGCGATCAAGGTCAAGATCGGCGCGGGTGATCCGGCCCTTGACCTGGAGCGGATCGGCGCCATTCACGCCGTTGCGCCCGACGCGCCGCTGCTCCTCGACGGCAATGGCGGCATGAGCGCCGACGCCGCCCTGACGCTGCTGGACGAGCTGCGGGCGCGCGGCCTGCGTCCGGCGCTGCTGGAACAGCCCGTGCCCGCCGATGACTGGGACGGTCTGCGGCGACTCACGCGCCTGTCTGGCATCCCGGTGGCTGCCGATGAAAGCGCCGTGAGCGCCGCCAGCGTGCTGCGTCTGGCCGCCGAGCGCGCCGCCGATGTCATCAACATCAAACTGATGAAGTGTGGAGTGGTTGAGGCGCTGGAGATGGCAGCCATCGCTCGCGCCGCCGGTCTGGGCCTGATGATCGGCGGGATGGTCGAATCCGTGCTCGCAATGACCATGTCGGCCCACTTCGCCGCCGGCCTGGGTGGCTTCACCTTCGTGGATCTCGATACGCCGATGTTTCTGGCCGAGAATCCCTTCATGGGCGGCTTCCGCCAGAATGGCGCCTGGCTCAGTCTCGACCACATTACCGCCGGACACGGCGTTGAGCCCCGAGGCTGACGCGACGCAGAGGGTCGCGCTGCCGGGTTCCTGCGGCCAGAAGGAGCAACGAGGATGTAGATGTTCCATCCAAGTTCAATCGCCTACGCTTGGATCTTCTTACCATAGTCACATCTAGCCGGTCTTCCTATACTGAAAGGAATACCAGATCTGATCGCACCGAAGCTCCCTCACGCCGGGGCTGGCGTCGAGAGGAGCTTATTGTGTTTTGTGAGCGTGGCGTATGACGACGCGAATCTTAATCGCCGATGACGATCCGCTGATTCGCATGAACCTGCGAGAGATGCTGCAAGAGCAGGGCTATCTGGTCGTAGGTGAAACCGGCGATGGGTTGAGCGCGGTGAATCTCACCCGGCAACTGCGCCCGGAAGTGGTGTTGCTTGATGTGAAGATGCCGCATATGGATGGCATCGCCGCGGCGAAGATGATACACAACGAACAGCTTGCGCCGGTGTTGTTGCTCACTGCCTACAGTTCGCGCGAGCTGGTTGAGCAGGCGCGGGCCGCCGGAGTGCTGGGATACCTCCTTAAACCGGTGCGTGACGCTGAGTTGATGGCGCTCGTCGAAGTAACTGTGGCTCGCTGGAGCGAACGGGTCCAGCGCCGCAAGGAACTGGCGCAATTGCAGGAGCGGCTGGAGACGCGCAAACTGGTGGACCGGGCCAAGGGCTATCTGATGGACCACCAGGGCCTGAGCGAGGCCGAGGCTTTCCGCAAGATCCAGCAACTGGCGATGAACAGTCGCAAGACGATGCGCGAGGTGGCGCAGGCCATCTTGCTTGCCAGGCAACTGGGCGCCTGACAGCGCTCTGATCCTCTCCCCGAAACATCTCCCTGTTGGCCCTGCGGTACAGGCGCCTGCCCACGGGAATGGTTCCAGGGCAAACCAGTGATCCTGCGCCCATTCATGAGAAGTGAACGCTTTCGCGCTCTTCTTTCACCATGTTGTAAAGCTGCGGGCGAGTATGGTTATGGTATCCTCACCTCGCGGAACAAGCGAAGGAGGCGACCATGGCTCACATCGCCCCAAAACAACCCTGTCTGACGCGCCATGCCGTGATCCTGGCCGCTGGCGAGTCGACCCGCACTCGCCCGCTCACGCTCCATCGCCCAAAGCCCCTGATCCCGCTGCTGGGGCGCCCGCTCCTGGCCCACATCCTGGATGCGCTGGCGGGGCTGGTTGAGCGGGTCACGCTGGTGGTTGGATACCGTGCGGAGATGATCGAGGCGGCGTTCGGGAAGGAATATCGCGGCATGGCTCTGCGCTACGCACGGCAGGAGGTGATGAACGGCACCGCGGGGGCGCTGCTGGCGGCCGGCCCGATTGACGAGCCGTTCTTCCTGCTCTATGGTGATAATCTGGTGGCCCACGAGGATATCGTCGGGGTGTGTCGGGGGCGTTACAGCGTGGCCGGGCTACGTGTGGCCGATGCCCGTTCCTTCGGCGTGCTGGAGATGATTGACGGAACGGTGCGCCGGATCATCGAGAAGCCGGCGGACCCGCCGCCCGACGCCCTGGCCAATGCTGGTGTATACCACTTTGATGGAGCGGTCTTTCCGCTTCTGGAGCGGATCGAGCCTTCACCGCGCGGGGAGCTGGAACTGACGGACCTGATCGGCGCCCTGGCGGCGGAGCGGCCCGTGCAGGCCCATCGGTGCACGGGCCACTGGGTTCCGGTGGGAACACCGTGGGAGGCGCTGAGCGCGGCGCAGTTTTTGCTGGCGCGGCGGGGAGCGGAGCAGGTCTGGCTGCACCCCGAGGCGCGGGTAGAGCCGGGGGCGCGGATCATCGGTCCGGCGGCGCTTGACGCCGGCTGCGTCGTCGGGGAAGGCGCGATTGTCGCAGCCTCGGTTCTCTGCGCGGGCGCGGTCGTTGGTCCTGGAGCGCGGGTGATTTCCTCGTGGCTCGACGACGAAGCGCGTGTTGGCGCGGGCGCCACGCTGGAGGCGCGGGTGTTCGAGGAAGTGCGGCCCGTGGCCGAGACGCGGGAGGTGCTGAGCCGCACGCAGTTGATGACGCGGGGGGCGGTAGTGGCGCGGGGCGCCAGCGTGCCCGACGGAGCGGCGGTGGCGCCGGGGAGCATTATCAGAGCCTGAGCGGATCTGGTGGGGGGCGGGG
Proteins encoded in this window:
- a CDS encoding branched-chain amino acid ABC transporter permease, with protein sequence MTPATQTASFWERIKATLANGPGAYAFFGLYAAICTWQLFTNPRTSLRTDIVFVLFLLLVFMVYRSATPLWFRGGLIAVLLLVVLPIFGTLNPFYIDVATQAGIFVALALGLNVVVGFAGLLDLGYVAFFAVGAYLWGILSTPQITQINPAWSPVPPIMFYPFVVLGLAIGAVFGILLGLPVLRLRGDYLAIVTLGFGEVIRVLANNLDRPINITNGSQGIREIERPPLILAGFVRDTLGWNLSDSQLYQQFFYFVVLLIVIFTVVVVSRLKNSRIGRAWEAIREDETAAVAQGIPRVRMKLMAFAVGASFAGAMGVVFASKQLFINPPTFDLLRSINILAMVILGGMGSIPGAILGAVIVTLLDLQILPRMAAVLRDAQRAGVPIPAAFDPTQYQRLLFGILLVLMMIFRPQGILPDERRSEELHADDEPPAEETAPPASRPAAESA
- a CDS encoding ABC transporter ATP-binding protein, which produces MTANILEARNVTKTFGGLVAVNDVTLMVEKGRIVSVIGPNGAGKTTFFNVLTGIYKPDKGTVVFDGTSIAGARPDIIAGLGMRRTFQNIRLFDNMTVLENVLVGMHTHLHASFWGIIARAAGVRREEARARQKARELLAYVGLEGKRDELAKNLPYGDQRRLEIARALAGEPKLILLDEPTAGMNPQETDAATELIRRLRDELGLTVVLIEHDMRLVMAISERITVLDYGTKIAEGDAAAIRSNPRVIEAYLGKGAAGAAA
- a CDS encoding ABC transporter ATP-binding protein, encoding MALLELKNVHTYYGKIHALKGISLTVEKGEIVTLIGSNGAGKSTTLRTISGLLTPRVGEVRFNGRRIDRLPAHEIVKLGIAQAPEGRRIFPRLTVLENLEMGAYLHDTRSQTYKDDLERVFTLFPRLRERTSQKGGTLSGGEQQMLAIGRALMTRPQVLLLDEPSMGLAPVLVEQIFEIVKTINAQGTTVLLVEQNALQALGIAHRGYVLQSGEIVLEDTAHALRENEMVQKAYLGLE
- the alr gene encoding alanine racemase, with product MITLNELLAAGGRLHAAPRATTFADWSYDSRLTTPGACFIALRTARADGHDYIPAALAAGATGVLCRWPPADPGAATVVLSDDPQALLQRWAAARLAAVAPQVIGVTGSVGKTTTRRAIAAVLATLAPTFQSRRSFNSLLGLPIALARLEARHRFAVLEYGSDRPGEIARLAALFPPRIAVVTAVGETHLRGLGDLNGVAAEKGALVAALPPGGVAVLNGDDPRVRALAGEAPGAFFYGLNPELDLWAEAPQYELDGTHLRLRRGAETVMAWTPLLGEPAVYASLAAVAVGLVCGLDLATCAAALERIEPPAGRLRPLPAASGATVLDDSFSATAPSVRAALRFLAALPARRRIAVLGALSDLPPAAGTAVACELGALAAHCVDRLILKGDWGVAAANAARAARSDLPISVVDTSTAAITALPSDLGPGDLILVKGGAEARMERVVARLVEPGASAHLVRQEPAWHSVRVGAPDRPTWLRIDLDAIAGNVWRLRDLAGAPLMVVLKGDGYGHGAVRVARAALGAGAAAVAVATLGEGRALRQAGVGAPILVLGYLPPWQAEEAVALGLECTLFDPDAAEALHAAAVTLGRPARVHVKVDTGMARLGLPPAETGPFLAWLRGLAGLEVTGIYTHFASADAPDLRQTEAQLAIFTGLLRELAAAGLRPPTAHAANSAALLRLPAARLDMVRPGIACYGLAPGPGISLPEGCRAALSFYSEVAQVRDHPPGTPISYGGAFVTERPSRIATIPVGYADGLRRAPPWREVLIRGRRAPIVGRICMDYAMVDVTDIPGVRRGDAVVLIGAQGDEAITADDVAAWLGTIAYEVVTGILPRVPREVGEELTGWG
- a CDS encoding DMT family transporter, whose amino-acid sequence is MNKATVVPQRVERAAWMWMGVALLAHTGWGAYPVLARYLQTVSALPSMAVLSLGNLLALLVYGPFALQRVDGRALRSRVIWAFALVVVLRAITNLLAARYTLAIYVQLITLMTPLLVALLSSGLFREALPPFTWPAIGLSFIGSLLMMSGDPGGNDSLLRIGAGDLVGLGLALTSALCLAFYMLLVPRAAKQAVSGEAVLLVQLIALTLTTGVLSLLLGEDRGRFAAIGAGDWAVFGAFVGFVLLGANVGQIAALRRLGAPRVSSTMAWRLIATLALAALLLGERLTSLWQALGAGIVLVTITIYLSRQRQGVATHEP
- a CDS encoding dipeptide epimerase, giving the protein MAAATTISALNVERLDIPLRVPFGIASGAQELARNLLVTLELADGTRGYGEAAPFPAFNGETQASALAAIEAARPRIEGADVREWRTIAATLRETIGDVGSARCAIETAVLDALTRRAEMPLYVFFGGASNALETDMTITTGTVEAAALAARGIRNRGIRAIKVKIGAGDPALDLERIGAIHAVAPDAPLLLDGNGGMSADAALTLLDELRARGLRPALLEQPVPADDWDGLRRLTRLSGIPVAADESAVSAASVLRLAAERAADVINIKLMKCGVVEALEMAAIARAAGLGLMIGGMVESVLAMTMSAHFAAGLGGFTFVDLDTPMFLAENPFMGGFRQNGAWLSLDHITAGHGVEPRG
- a CDS encoding response regulator; protein product: MTTRILIADDDPLIRMNLREMLQEQGYLVVGETGDGLSAVNLTRQLRPEVVLLDVKMPHMDGIAAAKMIHNEQLAPVLLLTAYSSRELVEQARAAGVLGYLLKPVRDAELMALVEVTVARWSERVQRRKELAQLQERLETRKLVDRAKGYLMDHQGLSEAEAFRKIQQLAMNSRKTMREVAQAILLARQLGA
- a CDS encoding sugar phosphate nucleotidyltransferase, with protein sequence MAHIAPKQPCLTRHAVILAAGESTRTRPLTLHRPKPLIPLLGRPLLAHILDALAGLVERVTLVVGYRAEMIEAAFGKEYRGMALRYARQEVMNGTAGALLAAGPIDEPFFLLYGDNLVAHEDIVGVCRGRYSVAGLRVADARSFGVLEMIDGTVRRIIEKPADPPPDALANAGVYHFDGAVFPLLERIEPSPRGELELTDLIGALAAERPVQAHRCTGHWVPVGTPWEALSAAQFLLARRGAEQVWLHPEARVEPGARIIGPAALDAGCVVGEGAIVAASVLCAGAVVGPGARVISSWLDDEARVGAGATLEARVFEEVRPVAETREVLSRTQLMTRGAVVARGASVPDGAAVAPGSIIRA